From Companilactobacillus heilongjiangensis, one genomic window encodes:
- a CDS encoding helix-turn-helix domain-containing protein, with amino-acid sequence MDINIFIERRKSLKMSQVKLCEGICTQSTLSKFENNGRVPSLNILNKLCERLGLSVDDLYKNSTDSTAHMRRVIEQIEKKFMMESYPEVAQGLSEIDVNTINNTTLKLQYYYQKGLFTTLTNGKPEEMFFYFSQILDDLDEKHQTIYSYIAYIGLGTFYSRINQIKEANFYFEKAWNFIKLHENETYPKNTVNDYLRLLTVIFFTASFYIKVEDYDKGTDLVNRGIKLCAEEHMTYYLPRLKLLAAKIAIGQSKSAEEVKGLLTEAAAFAKINRNEVVELRINALRKQYENEK; translated from the coding sequence ATGGATATTAATATTTTTATTGAACGGAGAAAGTCATTAAAAATGTCGCAGGTAAAGCTGTGCGAGGGTATTTGTACGCAATCGACCTTGAGCAAATTTGAGAATAACGGCCGTGTACCTTCATTGAATATCTTGAATAAACTTTGTGAGCGCTTGGGATTATCAGTGGATGATCTCTATAAAAATTCAACCGACTCCACAGCTCATATGCGTCGGGTGATAGAGCAGATTGAAAAGAAATTTATGATGGAAAGTTATCCTGAAGTAGCTCAAGGTTTGAGTGAAATCGATGTTAATACGATCAATAACACGACCTTAAAACTCCAGTATTACTACCAAAAAGGCTTATTTACGACGTTAACTAATGGCAAGCCGGAAGAGATGTTTTTCTACTTCTCACAGATTTTGGACGATTTAGACGAAAAACATCAGACAATTTATTCGTATATCGCTTATATTGGCTTGGGAACCTTCTATTCTCGAATCAATCAAATCAAAGAAGCTAATTTTTATTTTGAAAAAGCTTGGAATTTTATCAAGTTACATGAAAACGAAACTTACCCTAAGAATACAGTGAACGATTATCTGCGCTTATTGACAGTTATCTTTTTCACGGCTTCCTTCTATATTAAGGTGGAAGATTATGATAAGGGGACTGATTTAGTTAACCGTGGAATCAAGTTGTGTGCTGAGGAACATATGACATACTACTTGCCACGTTTGAAGTTGTTGGCGGCCAAGATTGCTATTGGTCAAAGTAAGTCTGCCGAAGAGGTTAAAGGCTTGTTGACGGAAGCTGCGGCTTTTGCCAAGATCAATCGGAATGAAGTAGTTGAATTGAGAATTAATGCATTACGTAAACAATATGAAAATGAAAAATAA
- a CDS encoding Cna B-type domain-containing protein produces the protein MTSSVNIINAADSSTPETTSVTNQTNSDQNTDATQTTAKDWGSQLITKVQLQNAKGKPQNTFDPYDTIRAYWEFATPKGGVNEGGVNEGDTITVTVPKELVITSDVTAPQPVTEIPGGKQIGTATLNKTNRTVTIKFNNYAANKSKTDTVTGSFFVSTSWNLNLVQEHQNVPIDWNVSGTATNNSDSTGSASVGQASVTDPNEILYKYGSYIENGDIIQWTVRVNYKGEKIPDAIYRDTLGKNQTLLNDADHPITVNSATADHTTGNITNDAVNKFADINATTTEDGFDVNLGTIDQTAIITYYTKIDNLAEKSTSYSNTGDLLSNKDELQNITINQPNTTLGSDAHDGDQVTSIMGHKIWNVPAGTQLPDSVTINLIQNGNSATPYASKTIKADTNWSYVFNNLPKYDNDGNAYNYTVQETPVTGFTSITDPTNYDITNVLSKMKVTKVWNDGNNADQHNPVLTGIYGDGAPKNNVFALSADNNWTYTLENLPSNANWTVSEIGYIDNDGKDVFTWSAPKGYIATQTTNNGNKFDKTITNTLATSLTVNKVWDDGGNKNVTNPASVQIQLYQNDNKQGDQPLGDPVTLNSDNNWTYKFGANDPNNTASETNQLPKYDADGNEITYSAQEVTVPDGYTMSSEIDKTKETITNTYKSTTTPTDDTRDFTVNKIWSDNDSSKRPSSITVYLTANGTKTGDPVTIKPDTNGKWSYTWTGLAKNDADGKAIQYSADEDNVNDYDKKIVDNTDDTVTTITNTLDKTPGGNTGDTTTNVKVTKIWSDNNNQDKLRPSSVTVNLLNADDTNVDSTVLNSDNNWTHEFTGLDKSTKYHVTEDDVDNYTTNINQTDPADVKITNTHTPSTTTTTDDKTNLNVTKTWSDSNNKDNLRPSQVTIHLFKDGKEVDSSALNADNNWAHNFTGLDKASTYTVSEDAVSGYTSNIDKTSATNVKITNTHTPSTTTTKDDKTNLTVNKLWNDSNNKDNLRPSQVTVHLLKNGSVIGQAVQLSSLNAWSYTWNNLDKNGNYSVQEDAVSGYTAAQSTNNNVITITNTHTPKTPGNPDNPDNPGTPFTPDNPGGNNGNNGSNGGTGDQINTDNGGGGSDTTTDFTPNNPMVPSVPYQRTNTSNSLLPQTGSKDANILYSILGVLILGFISICELKRKRA, from the coding sequence ATGACCAGCTCAGTAAATATCATTAATGCGGCTGATAGTTCCACTCCAGAGACTACATCCGTAACAAATCAAACGAATAGTGATCAAAATACCGATGCTACTCAAACAACTGCCAAAGATTGGGGCAGTCAACTTATTACTAAGGTTCAATTACAAAATGCCAAGGGTAAGCCTCAAAACACCTTTGATCCGTACGACACCATCAGAGCTTACTGGGAATTTGCTACTCCAAAGGGTGGCGTAAATGAGGGTGGCGTAAATGAGGGTGACACAATTACTGTCACCGTTCCCAAAGAATTAGTTATTACCAGTGATGTTACTGCACCACAACCAGTAACTGAAATACCTGGTGGAAAACAAATTGGTACAGCTACCTTAAATAAAACAAATCGAACTGTAACCATCAAATTCAATAATTATGCAGCTAATAAATCAAAGACTGATACTGTCACAGGTTCATTTTTCGTCAGTACTAGTTGGAATTTGAACCTAGTCCAAGAACATCAAAACGTTCCTATTGATTGGAACGTTAGTGGTACAGCTACAAACAATAGCGATTCGACAGGCAGTGCTTCAGTCGGACAAGCCTCTGTGACTGATCCTAATGAAATTCTTTACAAGTACGGTAGCTACATCGAAAATGGTGACATTATTCAATGGACCGTCCGAGTTAACTATAAGGGCGAAAAAATTCCTGATGCCATTTATCGAGACACATTAGGGAAAAATCAAACCCTATTAAATGATGCTGATCATCCGATTACAGTTAATTCTGCCACCGCTGATCATACGACCGGTAATATCACTAATGATGCTGTAAACAAATTTGCAGATATCAACGCAACAACAACTGAAGATGGGTTTGATGTAAACTTAGGTACTATTGATCAAACTGCAATCATCACTTACTACACTAAAATCGATAATTTAGCTGAAAAGTCAACCTCTTATTCAAATACTGGTGACTTACTTTCCAATAAAGATGAACTACAAAATATTACAATCAACCAACCGAATACAACGCTTGGTAGTGATGCACACGATGGTGACCAAGTAACTTCAATTATGGGTCACAAGATTTGGAATGTTCCTGCTGGGACCCAGTTACCTGATTCTGTCACAATCAATTTGATTCAAAATGGTAATTCAGCAACACCCTATGCTTCAAAAACAATTAAAGCTGATACCAATTGGTCATATGTTTTCAATAACTTACCTAAATATGATAATGATGGTAATGCTTACAACTATACCGTTCAAGAGACTCCTGTTACTGGTTTCACATCTATTACTGATCCAACCAATTATGATATTACTAACGTTTTATCCAAAATGAAGGTTACTAAGGTTTGGAACGATGGTAATAATGCAGATCAACATAATCCTGTTCTTACCGGTATTTATGGTGATGGCGCCCCTAAAAATAACGTCTTCGCTTTGAGTGCCGACAATAATTGGACCTATACTTTGGAGAATTTACCATCAAATGCCAATTGGACTGTTTCAGAAATCGGTTATATAGATAACGATGGTAAAGATGTTTTTACTTGGTCTGCACCCAAAGGTTATATTGCCACTCAGACAACAAATAATGGTAACAAGTTTGATAAAACCATTACTAATACACTTGCGACAAGCTTAACAGTAAACAAAGTTTGGGACGACGGCGGCAATAAAAATGTTACCAACCCTGCTTCTGTTCAAATTCAACTATATCAAAATGACAATAAACAAGGTGACCAACCACTAGGCGATCCAGTTACCTTGAATTCTGATAATAACTGGACATATAAATTTGGCGCCAATGATCCAAACAATACCGCAAGCGAAACTAACCAGTTACCAAAATATGATGCTGACGGCAATGAAATAACTTACTCGGCCCAAGAAGTAACCGTACCTGATGGATATACCATGTCATCTGAAATTGATAAAACAAAAGAAACCATCACCAATACATATAAATCAACAACCACACCAACCGACGATACACGCGACTTTACCGTCAACAAGATTTGGTCTGATAATGATAGTTCCAAACGTCCTAGTTCTATCACGGTGTACTTAACAGCCAATGGTACAAAAACCGGCGACCCTGTAACTATCAAACCTGATACTAATGGTAAATGGTCTTATACATGGACTGGTTTAGCTAAGAATGACGCTGATGGCAAAGCTATTCAATACTCAGCTGATGAAGATAATGTTAATGATTATGACAAAAAGATTGTCGATAATACAGATGATACTGTCACAACAATCACCAATACGTTAGACAAAACACCTGGTGGCAACACTGGTGACACAACAACTAACGTGAAGGTCACTAAAATATGGAGCGATAATAATAATCAAGACAAGCTTCGTCCTTCATCAGTAACAGTTAATTTATTAAATGCTGACGATACCAACGTTGATTCAACAGTCCTCAATTCGGACAACAACTGGACCCACGAATTCACTGGACTTGATAAGTCTACGAAATATCATGTTACTGAAGATGATGTTGATAACTACACAACTAACATTAATCAAACTGATCCAGCTGACGTAAAGATTACCAATACCCACACACCTTCAACAACAACCACAACTGATGACAAAACTAACTTGAATGTAACTAAGACATGGAGCGATAGTAACAACAAAGATAATCTTCGCCCTAGTCAAGTTACTATTCACCTCTTCAAAGATGGTAAAGAAGTTGACTCATCTGCTCTAAACGCAGACAACAACTGGGCCCACAACTTCACAGGACTCGACAAGGCTTCGACCTATACGGTTTCTGAAGATGCCGTTTCTGGTTACACATCTAACATTGATAAGACAAGCGCCACCAATGTGAAAATCACCAACACTCACACGCCAAGCACAACAACTACAAAAGACGATAAAACTAATCTAACTGTCAATAAACTTTGGAATGACAGCAATAATAAGGATAATCTACGTCCTAGCCAAGTAACCGTTCATCTTTTGAAGAATGGCTCAGTAATTGGTCAAGCGGTTCAATTGAGTTCACTCAATGCTTGGTCATACACTTGGAATAACTTGGACAAGAATGGCAACTACAGCGTTCAAGAAGATGCTGTTTCTGGTTATACTGCTGCTCAATCAACCAATAACAACGTTATAACGATTACCAATACTCACACACCAAAGACACCAGGAAACCCAGATAATCCTGATAACCCTGGCACTCCATTTACTCCAGACAATCCTGGTGGTAATAATGGAAACAACGGTAGCAATGGCGGTACTGGCGACCAAATAAATACAGATAACGGTGGCGGCGGTTCTGACACAACTACCGACTTCACACCTAACAATCCAATGGTTCCATCTGTTCCTTATCAAAGGACTAATACTTCAAATAGTCTTTTGCCTCAGACCGGTTCCAAAGATGCCAATATTCTCTACTCAATTTTGGGAGTATTGATCTTAGGATTCATTTCAATCTGTGAACTAAAACGTAAAAGAGCATAA
- the sufC gene encoding Fe-S cluster assembly ATPase SufC codes for MATLEVKNLHVEIEDEERKTKKEILKGVNLEMKTGEIHAIMGPNGTGKSTLSQTIMGQSNYHVTQGDILLNGESILEMPVDERARKGLFLAMQYPAEIQGVTNAEFLRAAINARRPEDDKISVMDFLKELDKNLELLDMSQKMTERYLNEGFSGGEKKRNEILQLLMIKPNFALLDEIDSGLDIDALKVVSKGVNSMRGDNFGALIITHYQRLLNYIQPDVVHVMMGGRIVKTGPADLALKLEKEGYAGLRDELGLDVKLVDED; via the coding sequence ATGGCCACACTTGAAGTTAAGAATTTGCATGTTGAAATTGAAGACGAAGAACGTAAAACCAAAAAAGAGATTCTCAAAGGTGTCAATCTTGAAATGAAAACTGGCGAGATTCATGCCATTATGGGTCCCAACGGTACTGGTAAATCTACTTTGTCGCAAACAATTATGGGGCAATCCAATTATCACGTTACTCAAGGGGATATTTTGTTGAATGGTGAAAGTATCTTGGAAATGCCTGTCGATGAAAGAGCTCGTAAAGGTTTGTTCTTGGCAATGCAGTATCCTGCCGAAATTCAAGGTGTTACTAACGCTGAATTTTTGCGTGCTGCCATCAATGCTCGCCGTCCCGAAGATGATAAAATTTCAGTGATGGATTTCCTCAAAGAATTAGATAAAAATTTGGAACTCTTAGATATGAGTCAAAAAATGACTGAGAGATATCTTAATGAAGGCTTTTCCGGTGGTGAGAAGAAGCGTAACGAAATTCTCCAATTATTGATGATCAAGCCCAATTTTGCCTTGCTAGATGAAATCGATTCTGGCCTAGATATTGATGCGCTAAAAGTTGTCTCCAAAGGTGTTAATTCCATGCGTGGCGATAATTTTGGTGCATTGATTATTACGCACTATCAACGTCTCTTGAACTACATTCAACCTGATGTTGTCCATGTAATGATGGGTGGTCGAATTGTCAAAACTGGTCCAGCTGACCTGGCTTTGAAACTTGAAAAAGAAGGTTACGCTGGTTTGCGGGATGAACTGGGACTTGATGTTAAATTGGTTGATGAAGATTAG
- the sufD gene encoding Fe-S cluster assembly protein SufD translates to MTPDKLVQIATENNEPEWFIQKRRMALDVMDELPLPEIQRFDFHNWQMTPDVSKRIRTSLPSNQNYVLTDIFDAINDYPELLQKYYMQKVIKPDENKFTAYHTAFMNQGVFLYVPKNTVIDEPIEINFEQDSQTPFISHILIVAEENTQFSFIQKMTTKGDQDSVANCIVEIVAEANSNIKYAAVDELGENVTSYLSRRAYVGQNAYVDWSIGMMNSGNTIADFDTDLYGEGSHSEIKVVDITSGRQQQGINTRVTNYGKHSIGNINQRGIIMDRSRLIFNGIGHIINGASGSNAEQQNRVLMMSSKAHGDANPILLIDENDVLAGHAASVGQVDQKQLYYLMSRGIDKKTAQRLVIRGFLGDVLVSIPSKQIREQLVQTIERKLENGQQVSENS, encoded by the coding sequence ATGACGCCGGATAAATTAGTACAAATCGCTACTGAAAATAATGAGCCAGAGTGGTTTATTCAAAAAAGACGGATGGCTTTGGACGTTATGGATGAATTACCTTTGCCAGAAATCCAACGATTCGATTTTCATAATTGGCAAATGACGCCAGATGTTTCTAAACGAATTAGAACATCATTGCCATCCAATCAAAATTACGTATTAACTGATATTTTTGATGCAATTAATGATTATCCAGAATTATTGCAAAAATATTATATGCAAAAAGTTATTAAACCTGATGAAAATAAATTTACTGCTTATCACACAGCCTTTATGAATCAAGGGGTATTTCTCTACGTGCCCAAGAATACGGTGATTGATGAACCAATTGAAATTAATTTTGAACAGGATTCCCAGACACCATTTATTTCACATATTTTGATTGTGGCCGAAGAGAATACGCAATTTTCATTCATTCAAAAAATGACCACTAAGGGTGATCAAGATAGTGTTGCCAACTGTATCGTGGAAATAGTTGCTGAAGCCAATAGCAATATTAAATATGCGGCAGTCGATGAATTAGGAGAGAACGTTACTTCCTATTTAAGCCGTCGAGCTTACGTGGGACAAAACGCCTATGTTGATTGGTCAATTGGGATGATGAATAGCGGCAATACTATCGCTGACTTTGACACTGATTTGTATGGTGAAGGTTCGCATTCGGAAATTAAAGTTGTTGATATTACGTCTGGTCGTCAGCAACAAGGAATCAACACGCGTGTAACCAACTATGGCAAGCATTCGATTGGAAATATCAATCAACGTGGGATCATCATGGATCGATCACGCCTGATTTTTAACGGTATTGGTCACATCATTAACGGTGCTTCTGGTTCTAATGCCGAGCAACAAAATCGGGTCTTGATGATGTCTAGTAAAGCACATGGGGATGCTAATCCCATTTTATTAATTGATGAAAATGATGTTTTAGCAGGTCATGCGGCCAGTGTTGGTCAAGTTGATCAAAAGCAATTGTATTATCTGATGAGTCGTGGGATTGATAAGAAAACTGCTCAACGCTTAGTTATTCGTGGTTTCTTGGGTGATGTACTCGTTTCAATTCCATCAAAACAGATCCGCGAACAATTAGTTCAGACAATCGAGAGGAAGTTGGAAAATGGACAACAAGTTTCTGAAAATTCGTAA
- a CDS encoding cysteine desulfurase, whose protein sequence is MDNKFLKIRNDFPILNQKVNNEPLVYLDNAATSQKPQAVLDEMVRYYQNDNANTHRSVHTLGERATEEYEAARGKVQKFINAKESREVIFTKGTTDSLNLVAATYGEENVSAGDEIVVSYMEHHSNLIPWQQLALRKHATLKYIELTADGQLDMADAEQKITVKTKIVAIAHASNVLGVTNDIQKLAQMAHLHNAVIVADGAQAVPHQPVDVQNLDVDFYAFSGHKMLAPMGIGVLYGKSDLLKAMSPYQYGGEMIDFVEKYQSTWTDIPWKFEAGTQNVAGAIGLGKAIDYLTEIGMQNIAEYEKHLVEYALPKLLEIPGVTVYGPQNQINRNAVISFNLKNLHPHDLATALDMDGVAVRAGHHCAQPLMKYLNVVATARASFYIYNTVEDIDQLIYAIKDAKEFFKV, encoded by the coding sequence ATGGACAACAAGTTTCTGAAAATTCGTAATGATTTTCCAATTCTCAATCAAAAAGTTAACAATGAGCCATTAGTATACTTGGATAACGCCGCTACAAGTCAAAAACCACAAGCAGTGCTTGATGAAATGGTCCGTTACTATCAAAACGACAATGCTAATACTCACCGGAGTGTCCATACTTTGGGCGAGCGTGCTACCGAAGAATATGAAGCAGCACGTGGCAAGGTACAAAAGTTTATCAATGCCAAGGAAAGTCGAGAAGTCATTTTTACCAAAGGTACGACTGACAGCTTGAATTTAGTGGCAGCTACTTATGGTGAAGAAAATGTTTCTGCTGGGGACGAGATAGTCGTCTCATATATGGAGCACCACAGTAATCTGATTCCGTGGCAACAACTGGCTTTAAGAAAACACGCCACTTTGAAATATATTGAATTAACAGCTGATGGGCAGTTGGATATGGCTGATGCTGAACAGAAAATCACTGTTAAAACTAAGATTGTTGCCATCGCTCATGCTAGTAATGTGCTAGGAGTTACGAATGATATTCAAAAACTAGCTCAAATGGCACATCTACATAACGCCGTTATAGTGGCTGATGGGGCTCAAGCAGTCCCACACCAACCAGTCGATGTTCAAAACTTGGATGTAGATTTTTATGCTTTTTCGGGTCATAAAATGTTGGCACCAATGGGTATTGGCGTACTTTACGGTAAGAGTGATTTGTTAAAAGCAATGTCACCATATCAATATGGTGGTGAGATGATCGATTTTGTCGAAAAATATCAAAGTACTTGGACTGATATTCCTTGGAAGTTTGAAGCTGGGACACAAAATGTCGCTGGGGCAATTGGATTAGGTAAAGCAATCGACTATTTGACTGAGATTGGCATGCAAAATATTGCTGAATATGAAAAACACTTAGTTGAATATGCGTTACCTAAATTATTGGAGATTCCTGGTGTAACAGTCTATGGACCACAAAATCAAATCAATCGTAACGCCGTTATATCATTTAATTTAAAAAATCTCCATCCACATGATCTGGCAACAGCCTTAGATATGGATGGAGTAGCGGTCAGAGCGGGACACCATTGTGCCCAGCCACTGATGAAATATTTAAATGTAGTGGCAACAGCTCGAGCTAGTTTTTATATTTATAATACCGTTGAGGACATTGACCAATTGATTTATGCCATCAAAGATGCAAAGGAGTTCTTTAAAGTATGA
- the sufU gene encoding Fe-S cluster assembly sulfur transfer protein SufU translates to MSLSGLNNLYREVILDHSEHPHHKHNLEHATDKVTLKNPTCGDVINLEVNLVDGKVADIGFTGEGCTISQSSASMMTDAVIGKTTADSLEMAQIFSDMVMGKKRSDADLEKLGDAAILSSVMQFPARIKCATLCWWALRKSLGEEVDD, encoded by the coding sequence ATGAGTTTGTCAGGGTTGAACAATTTATACCGTGAAGTGATATTGGACCATTCAGAGCATCCACATCACAAACACAATTTGGAACATGCGACAGATAAAGTGACTTTAAAAAATCCTACTTGTGGCGATGTAATTAACTTGGAAGTCAATTTGGTTGATGGGAAAGTCGCTGACATCGGCTTTACTGGTGAAGGGTGTACGATCAGCCAGTCGTCAGCTAGCATGATGACCGATGCGGTGATTGGCAAAACTACTGCTGATAGTTTGGAAATGGCACAGATATTTTCCGACATGGTGATGGGTAAAAAACGTTCGGATGCCGACTTGGAAAAACTTGGTGATGCGGCAATCTTGTCCAGTGTCATGCAATTTCCAGCACGAATAAAATGCGCCACACTTTGTTGGTGGGCCTTGAGAAAATCATTAGGAGAAGAAGTCGATGATTGA
- the sufB gene encoding Fe-S cluster assembly protein SufB, translating into MIDLNDSDYEYGFHDDIEPKYSTGRGLTEETVRQISAEKQEPQWMLDYRLKSYALYKKLPMPNFGPDLSDLDLENMYYYQKMTDKKYRDWNDVPDKMKQTFDRLGVPEAERKYLAGSSAQYESEVVYHNMRDEFEKMGILFTDTDTALKEYPELFKKWFGKLVKPSDNKFAALNGAVWSGGSFIYVPKGVRSDIPIQSYFRLNSENSGQFERTLIIVDEGAKVDYVEGCTAPNYSSDSLHAAVVEVNVQKDAYCRYTTIQNWSDNVYSLETKRAAAEENATMEWVDGNLGSKVTMKYPSVYLNGENARGTMLSIAVASNGIHQDSGARMIHNARNTSSSIVSKSIAKTGGSVDYRGTVRFGKHSDGSKAHVECDTIIMDNESSSDTIPYNEIDNANVSMEHEARVSKISEEQLYYLMSRGISEAKATEMIVMGFVEPFTKKLPMEYAVELNRLISYEMEGSIG; encoded by the coding sequence ATGATTGATTTAAATGATTCAGATTATGAATATGGTTTTCACGATGACATTGAACCAAAATATTCTACTGGTCGTGGTTTAACGGAAGAAACGGTTCGTCAAATTTCGGCTGAAAAGCAAGAGCCCCAATGGATGTTGGATTATCGTTTGAAATCATATGCATTATATAAAAAGTTACCAATGCCCAATTTTGGACCAGATTTATCTGATTTGGATTTGGAAAATATGTATTATTATCAAAAAATGACTGATAAAAAATATCGGGACTGGAATGATGTCCCTGATAAGATGAAACAGACTTTTGACCGTTTAGGAGTTCCCGAAGCCGAAAGAAAATATTTAGCTGGTTCGTCAGCTCAATATGAATCTGAAGTGGTCTACCACAATATGCGTGATGAATTTGAGAAAATGGGAATTCTGTTCACTGATACGGATACGGCTTTGAAGGAATATCCCGAGCTATTCAAGAAGTGGTTTGGTAAATTGGTCAAGCCCAGTGATAACAAGTTTGCAGCTTTAAATGGTGCCGTTTGGTCTGGTGGTTCGTTCATCTATGTACCAAAGGGCGTGCGTTCCGATATTCCGATTCAGTCATATTTCCGCTTGAATTCTGAAAACTCCGGACAGTTTGAACGAACTTTGATCATTGTGGATGAGGGTGCCAAAGTTGATTACGTTGAAGGGTGTACTGCCCCCAATTATTCTTCTGACAGTCTGCATGCCGCGGTGGTCGAAGTGAACGTTCAAAAAGATGCGTATTGCCGTTATACAACGATACAAAATTGGTCCGATAACGTTTATAGTTTGGAAACTAAACGGGCCGCTGCAGAAGAAAACGCCACGATGGAGTGGGTCGACGGAAATTTAGGTTCCAAAGTTACCATGAAATACCCAAGCGTGTATTTGAATGGCGAAAATGCTCGTGGAACAATGTTGTCAATTGCGGTTGCCAGTAACGGAATTCATCAAGATTCAGGTGCCAGAATGATTCATAACGCCAGGAATACTTCGAGTTCAATTGTCTCTAAGTCCATTGCTAAAACTGGTGGCTCCGTTGATTATCGTGGGACCGTTCGTTTTGGAAAACATTCGGATGGTTCAAAGGCACACGTTGAATGCGACACTATCATCATGGATAACGAGTCTTCGTCAGATACAATTCCATATAATGAAATTGATAATGCTAACGTTTCAATGGAACATGAGGCTAGGGTTTCTAAGATTTCGGAAGAGCAATTGTATTACTTGATGAGCCGTGGAATCTCTGAAGCCAAGGCTACGGAAATGATTGTTATGGGATTTGTGGAACCATTTACGAAAAAATTGCCAATGGAATATGCGGTGGAATTGAATCGCCTGATCAGTTATGAGATGGAAGGTTCGATTGGATAA
- a CDS encoding GNAT family N-acetyltransferase produces the protein MSKTTYLLDKNDYEQYRDLFFYSFDEPESDAEKEFLKREFEHSKVYGIKDDGQLQVSITCVPFKVNFFGKEFDMSGIANVMSAPEYMQSNGVDTLMDQAFTDMYRNGTTLSYLGPFSYDYYRRFGYEQVFENLKITMPFTKLARYSKPSMGRLKRYKYSQAQDVIGDLFASVNTSGTVARKTWWWKNLALWYPDDLLAVYYDATDEVRGYMRYAFHNGTFIVQDMYYQTPDTFLGLIHFINKHRSIYKDIVINSTDTNLRINNFSTNPTDAKVEIKPAKMARIVDIKKFFTDYPVQVDNIESINLEVNDSLSWNNHIWTLSVKDGVVNIEKSDSEIPEVIVDIQTLTKAMFGYQSLTDSFKVGNVLGNTDEIETLDKLFVHEKAQLKDFF, from the coding sequence TTGTCAAAAACAACATATTTGTTAGATAAAAATGATTATGAGCAGTATCGAGATTTGTTTTTTTACTCGTTTGATGAGCCTGAAAGTGACGCCGAAAAGGAATTTTTGAAACGTGAATTTGAGCATTCAAAAGTTTATGGAATCAAAGATGATGGGCAGTTGCAGGTATCGATTACTTGTGTACCTTTCAAAGTTAATTTCTTCGGTAAAGAGTTTGACATGTCAGGAATTGCCAACGTCATGAGTGCCCCAGAATATATGCAGAGTAACGGTGTCGATACCTTGATGGATCAAGCATTCACTGATATGTATCGAAATGGTACAACACTGTCATATTTGGGACCATTTTCTTACGATTATTACCGTCGTTTTGGTTATGAGCAGGTTTTTGAAAACTTGAAGATAACTATGCCATTTACGAAATTGGCTCGTTACAGCAAGCCCTCGATGGGTCGATTGAAGCGCTATAAATACTCCCAAGCTCAAGATGTGATTGGTGATTTATTTGCGTCAGTTAATACATCAGGAACAGTGGCTAGAAAAACTTGGTGGTGGAAAAATCTAGCACTTTGGTATCCGGATGATTTATTGGCGGTATACTATGATGCAACGGATGAAGTTCGTGGTTATATGCGTTATGCATTCCATAACGGTACATTTATCGTCCAAGATATGTATTATCAGACACCAGATACCTTTTTAGGATTGATACATTTTATAAATAAACATCGTTCGATTTATAAAGATATTGTTATTAATTCAACAGATACGAATCTTAGAATTAATAATTTTTCCACGAATCCAACAGATGCTAAAGTCGAAATTAAGCCAGCCAAAATGGCTCGAATCGTTGATATTAAAAAGTTCTTCACTGATTATCCAGTGCAAGTTGATAATATTGAGTCAATCAATTTAGAGGTCAATGATTCTTTGAGTTGGAATAATCATATCTGGACGTTATCTGTGAAAGATGGCGTGGTCAATATTGAAAAATCCGACAGTGAGATTCCCGAAGTAATCGTTGATATACAGACGTTGACTAAGGCGATGTTTGGTTACCAATCATTGACGGATTCATTTAAAGTGGGAAATGTTCTCGGAAATACAGATGAAATTGAAACTTTGGATAAACTATTTGTCCATGAAAAAGCTCAACTAAAGGATTTTTTCTAG